Proteins from a single region of Centropristis striata isolate RG_2023a ecotype Rhode Island chromosome 9, C.striata_1.0, whole genome shotgun sequence:
- the LOC131977256 gene encoding cortexin-1-like, translated as MNTFPSFSATPPNTPTIQSVCKPCLRAPWRMNDVPTLDYELLLSPASTSLPGSPGGGSSSPPLALVGVDTEQRTALAFVGLLMLFLVFLLVRCFRILLDPYSRMPASSWTDHKEGLERGQFDYALV; from the coding sequence ATGAACACCTTCCCTTCCTTCTCGGCAACTCCTCCCAATACACCAACCATCCAGTCAGTGTGTAAGCCCTGCCTACGGGCCCCGTGGAGGATGAACGATGTGCCCACACTTGACTACGAGTTGCTGCTGTCCCCGGCCAGCACCTCCCTCCCGGGCAGTCCTGGCGGTGGCAGCAGCAGCCCCCCTCTGGCCTTGGTTGGGGTGGACACTGAGCAGCGCACTGCCTTGGCCTTTGTAGGTCTCCTCATGCTCTTCCTGGTCTTCCTGCTGGTCAGGTGCTTCAGGATCCTGCTGGACCCCTACAGCCGCATGCCTGCATCATCCTGGACTGACCACAAGGAGGGGCTGGAGAGGGGCCAGTTTGATTACGCACTGGTGTAG